From the genome of Mycteria americana isolate JAX WOST 10 ecotype Jacksonville Zoo and Gardens chromosome 12, USCA_MyAme_1.0, whole genome shotgun sequence, one region includes:
- the ELFN1 gene encoding protein ELFN1 — protein sequence MAGRRWAATSALCVCVAAVSLLHTGGVRADCWLIEGDKGFVWLAICSQNQPPYESIPQQINSTIVDLRLNDNKIKSVQYASLSRFGNLTYLNLTKNEISYIEDGAFSGQFNLQVLQLGYNRLRNLTEGILRGLGKLEYLYLQANLIESVTPNAFWECPNIVNIDLSMNRIQRLDSNTFRGLNKLSVCELYSNPFYCSCELLGFLQWLEAFTNMTRTYDRMQCDSPPDYTGYYLLGQGRTGYRNALSMLSSLCTGGSYTVIPRFIPPRYQVTTAPSESPCSEEECSSGDGTTPQFSFFTPISETEVRPNIQVKHLNHNSAVLTVQIPYPFSKMYILSQFENGFSSMITKLRKKEENITVSNLVAQRDYTYCVVSVHQYSKYNHTCVTITPTRPNRKEPVPTPSTATHYIMTILGCLFGMVIVLGVVYYCLRKRRQQEEKHKKAAGSMKKTIIELKYGPEMETTSITQLSQGQMLGGETVTRIPYLPSAGEVEQYKLIDSSETPKATKGNYMEVRTGEQPERRDCELSLPPDTQSSVAEISTIAKEVDKVNQIINNCIDALKSESTSFQGVKSGAVSTVEPQLVLLSEQIPSKHGFLSPVYKESYNHPLQRHHSMEAAPKRSSTSSSGSIRSPRSYRSEGSGHKSEAKYIEKTSPTTDTILTVTPAAAILRAEAEKIRQYSEHRHSYPGSHQGEQHDSMAGRKPSILEPLTRPRPRDLAYSQLSPQYHNLSYTSSPEYTCKPSHSIWERFKLNRKRHKDEEEYMAAGHALRKKVQFAKDEDLHDILDYWKGVSAQQKS from the coding sequence ATGGCAGGTCGCCGGTGGGCCGCGACGTCAGCCCTCTGCGTGTGCGTGGCCGCCGTCTCTCTCCTGCACACTGGGGGGGTGCGGGCAGACTGCTGGCTCATCGAGGGGGACAAGGGCTTTGTCTGGTTGGCCAtctgcagccaaaaccagcctcCCTACGAGTCCATCCCCCAGCAAATCAACAGCACCATTGTGGACTTGCGGCTGAATGACAACAAGATCAAGAGCGTACAGTATGCCTCGCTCAGCCGCTTTGGCAACCTGACATACCTCAATCTGACGAAGAACGAGATCTCCTACATCGAGGATGGTGCCTTTTCAGGACAGTTCAACCTCCAGGTGCTGCAGCTGGGTTACAACCGACTGAGGAACCTCACCGAGGGCATCCTCCGGGGCCTGGGGAAGCTGGAGTACCTCTATCTCCAGGCCAACCTCATCGAGTCCGTCACCCCCAATGCCTTCTGGGAGTGCCCCAACATAGTGAACATTGACCTGTCCATGAACAGGATCCAGAGACTCGACAGCAACACTTTTCGGGGCCTAAACAAGCTCTCTGTCTGTGAACTGTACAGTAACCCCTTCTACTGCTCCTGCGAGCTCCTCGGCTTCCTGCAATGGCTGGAGGCTTTCACCAACATGACACGCACGTATGACCGGATGCAGTGCGACTCCCCACCCGACTACACGGGCTACTACTTGTTAGGCCAAGGCCGGACTGGCTACCGCAATGCTCTGAGCATGCTCTCTTCCCTTTGCACCGGTGGCTCCTACACTGTGATCCCTCGTTTTATCCCTCCCAGGTaccaggtgaccacggcaccctcCGAAAGCCCCTGCTCCGAGGAGGAGTGCTCCTCCGGCGATGGCACGACCCCACAGTTCTCCTTCTTCACGCCCATCAGCGAAACGGAGGTGCGCCCCAACATCCAGGTGAAACACCTCAACCACAACTCAGCCGTCCTCACCGTGCAGATCCCCTACCCCTTCAGCAAGATGTACATCCTCTCCCAGTTTGAAAACGGCTTCTCCTCCATGATCACCAAGCtcaggaagaaggaggagaacatCACCGTGAGCAACCTAGTAGCACAAAGAGATTACACTTACTGTGTAGTCTCTGTCCACCAATACTCCAAGTACAACCACACCTGTGTCACCATCACACCCACCAGACCCAACCGCAAGGAGCCAGTGCCCACCCCTTCCACTGCCACTCATTATATCATGACAATCCTGGGCTGTCTCTTTGGCATGGTGATTGTCCTGGGCGTTGTGTATTACTGTCTCCGGAAGAGGCGCCAGCAGGAGGAGAAGCACAAAAAGGCTGCCGGCAGCATGAAGAAGACCATCATCGAGCTGAAATATGGGCCAGAAATGGAGACCACCAGCATCACCCAGCTGTCCCAGGGACAGATGCTGGGTGGGGAGACGGTGACCCGCATCCCTTACCTGCCTTCTGCTGGCGAGGTTGAGCAGTACAAGCTGATTGACAGCAGCGAGACCCCCAAGGCCACCAAGGGCAACTACATGGAGGTGAGGACGGGTGAGCAGCCCGAGAGGCGAGACTGCGAGCTGTCCCTGCCGCCGGACACCCAGAGCTCTGTGGCTGAGATCTCCACCATTGCCAAGGAGGTGGACAAGGTGAACCAGATCATCAACAACTGCATCGATGCCTTGAAATCTGAGTCCACCTCCTTCCAAGGGGTGAAATCGGGGGCAGTCTCCACGGTGGAGCCTCAGCTGGTGCTCTTATCAGAGCAGATCCCCAGCAAGCACGGATTCCTCTCCCCCGTCTACAAGGAAAGCTACAACCATCCTCTCCAGCGGCACCACAGCATGGAGGCAGCCCCCAAACGCTCCAGCACCTCTTCCAGTGGCTCCATACGGAGCCCCAGGTCCTACCGCTCCGAGGGATCGGGCCACAAATCAGAAGCCAAATACATCGAGAAGACGTCCCCCACCACTGACACCATCCTCACTGTGACACCGGCCGCGGCTATCCTGCgggcagaggcagagaaaatccGTCAGTACAGTGAACACCGGCACTCGTACCCTGGCTCGCACCAAGGGGAGCAGCACGACAGCATGGCAGGGCGGAAGCCCTCCATCCTGGAGCCTCTGACCCGTCCTCGCCCCAGAGACCTGGCCTATTCCCAGCTCTCGCCTCAATATCACAACCTGAGCTACACCTCCAGCCCAGAGTACACCTGCAAACCATCGCACAGCATCTGGGAGCGCTTCAAACTCAACCGCAAGCGGCACAAAGATGAGGAGGAGTATATGGCAGCCGGCCATGCCCTACGCAAAAAGGTCCAGTTTGCCAAAGACGAGGATCTTCACGACATCTTAGACTACTGGAAGGGCGTCTCTGCCCAGCAAAAGTCCTGA